A window from Cyprinus carpio isolate SPL01 chromosome A11, ASM1834038v1, whole genome shotgun sequence encodes these proteins:
- the LOC109084090 gene encoding dynein axonemal heavy chain 12-like, with protein MDLDPSGGGLDEDVATQVMIEQSLLQRHKQAEIRSSFSGESCRIIQITPEREKIFSAIKNGDEKSLRKLTVHQRAFSEEDDTGYIPLHEAAIQNNQNILEITFTASPEDAKHRKTHRGKTALFLAVEKGLLDNACFLLDHGSSPDALDKEEDSPLVVAIRNNHYDMTKLLLNFSARVNQEAANRRTVLHEAARLGLTDFVDLLLKYGAHPDPRSSYGLTPLALAAQTGHLEIIRTLLRRGADVESQAQDCASILFEASASGNPDVISLLLEHGADANIPKHTGHLPIHRVAHRGHVKALALLIPVTSLDAVDDSGISPLHSAAAGGHTQCLEMLLKAGYDPNFMLHPWVRRSYDDKRQSALYFAVSNDDIASTRVLLEAGAMPNQDPVKCLQVALRLGNYELINLLLRYGANVNYYCRVNTTHFPSALQYALKDEVVLRMLCNYGYDVERCFDCPYGEGSHVPQGYEGWSDTVIKDTLFCEVISVSWLKHLSGNMVRIILDYVDHVTFCSKLKVALMEQKQWPEICAIQENVRCLQHLCRLKIRACLGRLRLRAPIFMSFLPLPDRLKQYILYKEHDLYAQKCQTQST; from the exons ATGGATTTGGACCCATCTGGAGGGGGTTTGGACGAGGATGTGGCAACTCAAGTCATGATCGAGCAGAGTCTCCTGCAGCGCCACAAACAAGCGGAGATCAGGAGCTCTTTCTCCGGTGAATCCTGCAG GATCATTCAGATCACCCCTGAGAGAGAGAAGATATTCAGTGCAATAAAGAATG GTGATGAAAAGTCCCTCCGTAAGCTGACTGTCCATCAGCGAGCGTTCTCTGAAGAGGACGACACAGGCTACATCCCCTTACACGAGGCCGCTATACAGAACAACCAGAACATCCTCGAGATCACATTTACCG CCTCTCCTGAGGATGCCAAGCACAGAAAGACTCATCGGGGTAAGACGGCTCTCTTCTTAGCAGTGGAGAAAGGTCTTTTGGACAACGCCTGTTTCCTGCTGGACCACGGCAGCAGTCCGGACGCACTGGATAAGGAGGAAGACTCGCCGCTCGTCGTAG CCATAAGAAACAACCACTACGACATGACGAAGCTCCTGCTAAACTTCAGTGCCAGAGTTAATCAGGAGGCAGCCAACCGCAGGACAGTCCTGCATGAAGCCGCCCGGCTCGGCCTGACAGATTTCGTGGATCTGTTGCTGAAGTACGGAGCTCATCCCGACCCCAGAAGCTCCTACGGCCTGACGCCGTTAGCATTAGCTGCACAGACCGGACACCTGGAGATCATCCGAACACTTCTCCGGAGAG GTGCTGATGTGGAGTCTCAGGCTCAGGATTGTGCATCAATATTGTTTGAGGCGTCTGCTTCAGGAAACCCTGACGTCATCTCATTACTGCTGGAGCACGGCGCTGACGCTAACATCCCCAAACACACGGGACACCTGCCCATCCACAGAGTGGCCCACCGCGGACACGTCAA GGCTCTGGCTCTGCTGATACCCGTGACGTCTTTGGACGCGGTGGATGACAGTGGGATCAGTCCTCTTCATTCAGCCGCAGCGGGGGGACACACTCAGTGTTTGGAGATGCTGCTGAAGGCCGGTTATGACCCCAACTTCATGCTGCACCCGTGGGTGCGTCGCAGCTATGACGACAAGCGCCAGTCCGCGCTCTACTTCGCCGTTTCCAACGACGACATCGCCTCCACCCGAGTCCTGCTGGAGGCCGGAGCGATGCCCAACCAGGACCCTGTCAAGTGCCTGCAGGTGGCGCTGCGGCTGGGAAACTACGAGCTGATCAACCTGCTGCTTCGCTACGGAGCCAACGTCAATTACTACTGCAGAGTGAACACCACGCACTTCCCGTCGGCCTTACAGTACGCGCTGAAGGACGAGGTGGTGCTGCGGATGCTGTGTAACTATGGTTACGACGTGGAGCGATGCTTTGACTGTCCGTACGGGGAGGGATCGCACGTCCCGCAGGGTTACGAGGGCTGGAGTGACACCGTCATTAAAGACACGCTG TTCTGTGAGGTCATCTCTGTCTCGTGGCTCAAGCATCTCTCGGGGAACATGGTCCGCATCATCCTGGATTACGTCGATCATGTGACCTTTTGCTCCAAACTGAAGGTTGCGCTCATGGAGCAGAAACAGTGGCCTGAAATCTGCGCAATTCAAG AGAACGTCCGCTGTCTGCAGCATCTCTGTCGGCTGAAGATCAGGGCTTGTTTGGGTCGGTTGCGTTTGAGAGCTCCGATCTTCATGAGCTTCCTTCCATTGCCAGACCGGCTGAAGCAATACATCCTTTACAAAGAACATGATCTCTACGCTCAGAAGTGCCAAACACAAAGCACATGA
- the LOC109050782 gene encoding DCC-interacting protein 13-alpha-like, with protein sequence MPGIDKLPIEETLEDSPQTRSLLGVFEEDTAATSSYFSQLFRAMQRIYDAQNELSAATHLTSRLLKDYEKQRFPLGGDDEVMSSTLQQFAKVIDELSSCHAVLSTQLADAMMFPITQFQERDLREIVILKEVFQIASDDHDTAVNRYSRLSKRKENEKVKNEVMEDVYTSRKKQHETIMHYFASLNMLQYKKKMALLEPLLGYMQAQISFFKLGSENLTQQWEEFLTNIGTSVQNVRREMDSDAEATEQAIQDMKAASDPLYMPDPDPNQIPVNRNLTRQRSHASPDSKTGLVSSAWDRQYFFTQGGNLMSQSRGDVAGGLVMDIDNCSVMAVDCDDRRFCFQITAFDGKKAVILQAESRKDCEEWIATINNISKRIYLSENPEEIAARVNQSALEAVTPSPSFQQRHESFRPSTQGRSKTGRSGSQCSAGSESPALSSLSLDSLVAPDTPIQFDIISPVSEEHTSEAKSGAQGRTNPFGESGGTKSEESEDSILHQLFIVRFLGSMEVKATESADVIYETMRQILAARAIHNIFRMTESHLLVTCECLKLVDPQTQVTRLRFPLSSVVLCASHRENKRLFGFVLTTAGGREDGRPVTVCYVFESNNDGEKICDSVGLAKQIALHSEMDRKATQKQRDLDKAKEKQEEELHKQKQIEKDLEEQSRLIAASSRPGQPAADGQFLVLSNSQSEDSDAGEEGQKKGESDA encoded by the exons ATGCCAGGAATCGATAAATTACCGATAGAGGAAACTCTGGAGGACAGTCCGCAG ACTCGCTCTCTGCTCGGTGTGTTTGAGGAAGATACAGCAGCCACATCCAGTTATTTCAGTCAGCTCTTCAGAGCCATGCAGAGGATCTATGACGCTCAG AATGAACTGAGCGCCGCCACACATCTGACGTCTAGATTACTGAAGGACTACGAGAAACAG CGTTTTCCTCTGGGAGGTGATGATGAGGTCATGAGCTCCACCTTGCAGCAGTTTGCCAAAGTCATCGACGAG ctCAGCTCGTGTCACGCCGTTCTCTCCACTCAGCTCGCAGACGCCATGATGTTCCCCATCACACAGTTTCAGGAGAGAGACCTGAGAG AGATTGTCATCCTGAAGGAAGTGTTTCAGATTGCAAGTGACG ATCACGACACAGCCGTCAACAGATACAGTCGTCTGTCTAAACGAAAGGAGAATGAGAAG GTGAAGAATGAAGTGATGGAGGACGTCTACACGTCCAGGAAAAAACAGCACGAGACCATAATGCACTACTTTGCATCGCTCAACATGCTGCAGTACAAGAAGAAGATGGCGCTGCTGGAGCCGCTGCTGGGATACATGCAGGCACAG ATCAGTTTTTTCAAACTGGGCTCAGAGAATCTGACGCAGCAGTGGGAGGAGTTTCTCACCAACATTGGCACCAGCGTGCAGAA TGTTCGCAGGGAAATGGACAGTGACGCTGAAGCGACGGAGCAGGCGATTCAAGACATGAAAGCGGCCAGTGACCCGCTCTACATGCCCGACCCGGACCCCAACCAGATCCCTGTGAACCGCAACCTGACCCGCC AACGATCTCATGCTTCTCCCGACAGTAAAACGGGTCTGGTGTCGTCTGCTTGGGACCGTCAGTATTTCTTCACGCAGGGAGGAAACCTCATGAGCCAGTCGCGTGGAGACGTAGCCGGAGGTCTCGTTATGGACATCGACAACTGCTCCGTCATGGCTGTGGACTGTGATGACCGACGCTTCTGCTTTCAGATCACAGCTTTTGATGGAAAGAA GGCCGTCATATTACAGGCAGAGAGCAGGAAAGACTGCGAGGAG tggATTGCGACAATAAACAACATCTCTAAGAGGATATACCTCAGTGAGAACCCAGAG GAAATTGCAGCGAGAGTGAATCAGTCGGCTCTGGAGGCTGTAACACCTTCACCATCTTTCCAGCAGCGGCACGAGAGTTTCAGACCGAGCAC GCAAGGTCGATCTAAAACGGGTCGTTCAGGCAGTCAGTGCTCTGCGGGCTCCGAGTCTCCGGCGCTGTCGTCTCTGTCTCTGGATTCGCTGGTGGCTCCGGACACGCCCATTCAGTTTGACATCATCTCACCCGTCAGCGAGGAGCACACGAGTGAGGCTAAGAGCGGCGCTCAGGGCAGG ACCAACCCGTTTGGAGAATCTGGAGGGACAAAATCTGAAGAAAGTGAAG ACTCGATTCTGCACCAGCTTTTCATCGTTCGGTTCCTGGGCTCCATGGAGGTGAAGGCCACAGAGAGCGCAGACGTCATCTATGAGACCATGAGGCAGATCCTGGCAGCCCGAGCCATTCACAACATCTTCAGGATGACCGAGTCTCATCTGCTCGTCACGTGTGAATGCCTCAA gCTTGTTGACCCACAGACGCAAGTCACAAGACTGCGG TTTCCTCTCTCCAGCGTTGTGCTGTGTGCCTCACATCGGGAGAACAAGCGCTTGTTTGGTTTTGTGCTGACGACGGCAGGAGGACGAGAGGACGGACGACCGGTCACAGTCTGCTACGTCTTTGAGTCAAACAATGATGGAGAGAAG ATCTGTGACAGTGTAGGACTGGCGAAGCAGATCGCCCTCCACTCTGAGATG GACCGCAAAGccacacagaaacagagagattTGGACAAAGCCAAGGAGAAACAAGAAGAAGAActtcataaacaaaaacagatcgAGAAG GATCTCGAGGAACAAAGCCGTTTGATAGCAGCCTCTAGTCGACCCGGCCAACCAGCTGCTGATGGACAGTTCTTGGTCCTtagcaacagccaatcagaggacAGCGACGCAGGAGAGGAGGGGCAGAAAAAGGGCGAATCCGATGCCTGA
- the LOC109050959 gene encoding homeobox expressed in ES cells 1: protein MASLTVSAHQNRSMPRQSAFTIDSILGLDRPDQRTVLSAPYRPWTDVKPACQNRRVVADSESSVDVRTNEDSKSYSKSPADSYRRTLNWYLGRRPRTAFSSVQIKLLESVFQVNSHPGIDIREELAKKLHLDEDRIQIWFQNRRAKLKRLMVKNVLSDLQTSREER from the exons ATGGCTTCTCTCACAGTGAGTGCGCATCAGAACCGCTCGATGCCCAGACAGTCTGCCTTCACCATCGACAGCATCCTGGGACTCGACAGACCGGATCAGAGAACCGTCCTGTCAGCACCTTACCGACCGTGGACAG acgTGAAACCAGCATGCCAGAACCGTCGCGTGGTCGCAGACAGTGAATCTTCAGTGGATGTGAGGACGAATGAAGACAGTAAATCTTACAGTAAATCCCCAGCAGACTCGTACAGGAGAACACTGAACTGGTATCTCGGGCGCAGGCCGCGCACGGCGTTCTCTAGTGTTCAG ATCAAGTTATTGGAGAGTGTGTTTCAAGTGAACTCACACCCGGGCATTGATATACGTGAAGAACTTGCTAAGAAACTGCATCTAGATGAGGACAGAATTCAG ATTTGGTTCCAGAACAGAAGAGCGAAGCTGAAGCGTCTCATGGTGAAGAACGTCCTCAGTGATTTACAAACCAGCAGAGAAGAACGCTGA